The following are encoded in a window of Francisella tularensis subsp. tularensis genomic DNA:
- a CDS encoding helix-turn-helix domain-containing protein has translation MAIKIDLAKIMVDKQIKSKDLARAIGITEQNLSILKNGKAKAIRFSTLEAICKYLECQPGDILVYKS, from the coding sequence ATGGCTATAAAAATTGATTTAGCAAAAATAATGGTTGATAAACAAATAAAATCAAAAGACTTAGCTAGAGCTATTGGAATTACAGAGCAAAATTTATCGATATTAAAAAATGGAAAAGCAAAAGCAATTAGATTTTCTACATTAGAAGCAATATGCAAATATCTTGAATGTCAACCTGGAGATATTTTAGTATATAAAAGCTAA
- the guaA gene encoding glutamine-hydrolyzing GMP synthase, translating to MTDIHNHKILILDFGSQYTQLIARRVRELGVFCEIFPHDVAADFIKNYQAKGIILSGGPESVYDSDVKAPEIVFELGVPVLGICYGMQTMVMQHGGEVKGADQSEFGKAIINILNSTNNIFSNMEHEQLVWMSHSDKVTQTGEHFEIIASSTNAPVAAVAHKNKPFFGVQFHPETTHTENGKQIIENFVVNICGCDTLWNIENIIENDIKEIKQKVGTDKVILGLSGGVDSSVVAAILHQAIGDQLTCIFVDTGLLRLNEGDQVMQVFAEHMDINVIRINAKNRFLDALRGICDPEQKRKIIGKLFVDIFDEEAAKIENAKWLAQGTIYSDVIESAGNNQSKAHVIKSHHNVGGLPKEMKLKLLEPLRELFKDEVRKLGLGLGLPYNMLYRHPFPGPGLGVRILGEIKKEYVETLQKADAIFTEELYKHNLYHDVSQAFGVFLPVKSVGVVGDQRRYEYVIALRAVVSIDFMTATWANLPYDFLSLVSNRIVNEVKQVSRVVYDVTGKPPGTIEWE from the coding sequence ATGACAGATATACATAATCATAAGATTTTGATTTTAGATTTTGGCTCGCAATATACACAACTTATTGCTCGTAGAGTAAGAGAATTAGGTGTTTTTTGTGAAATTTTCCCTCATGATGTAGCAGCTGATTTTATCAAAAATTATCAAGCAAAAGGAATAATTTTATCAGGTGGTCCTGAGTCAGTTTATGATTCTGATGTCAAAGCTCCTGAGATAGTTTTTGAGCTTGGAGTACCTGTTTTGGGTATTTGTTATGGCATGCAAACAATGGTAATGCAGCATGGTGGCGAAGTAAAAGGAGCTGATCAAAGTGAATTTGGTAAGGCAATTATAAATATCCTAAATTCAACAAATAACATATTTTCAAATATGGAGCATGAGCAGCTAGTTTGGATGAGTCATAGTGACAAAGTCACTCAAACTGGTGAGCATTTTGAGATAATTGCTTCTTCAACAAATGCTCCAGTTGCGGCAGTTGCACATAAAAATAAGCCTTTTTTTGGTGTGCAGTTTCACCCAGAAACTACTCATACAGAAAATGGTAAGCAAATTATTGAGAATTTTGTCGTTAATATCTGCGGATGTGATACTCTGTGGAATATCGAAAACATTATCGAAAATGATATAAAAGAAATTAAACAAAAAGTTGGTACTGATAAAGTAATTTTAGGGCTATCTGGAGGTGTTGATTCATCTGTTGTAGCTGCGATATTACATCAAGCTATCGGCGATCAGCTAACTTGTATATTTGTAGATACTGGTTTACTGCGCCTTAATGAGGGTGATCAAGTTATGCAAGTATTTGCAGAGCATATGGATATTAATGTTATTCGTATCAATGCAAAAAATAGATTCTTAGATGCCCTAAGGGGTATCTGTGATCCAGAACAAAAACGTAAAATTATCGGTAAGCTATTTGTTGATATTTTTGATGAAGAGGCTGCTAAGATAGAGAATGCTAAATGGCTTGCGCAGGGCACTATCTACAGTGATGTAATTGAATCAGCTGGCAATAATCAGTCTAAAGCACATGTAATTAAATCACATCATAATGTTGGTGGCTTACCAAAAGAAATGAAACTTAAGCTTTTAGAACCATTAAGAGAGCTTTTCAAAGATGAGGTTCGTAAATTAGGCTTAGGTTTAGGATTACCTTATAATATGCTTTATAGACATCCATTTCCTGGTCCTGGTCTTGGAGTACGTATATTAGGTGAAATAAAGAAAGAGTATGTAGAAACGTTACAAAAAGCTGATGCTATATTTACAGAAGAGCTCTATAAACATAATTTATACCATGATGTTTCTCAAGCTTTTGGGGTGTTTTTACCTGTCAAATCGGTAGGTGTAGTTGGTGATCAGCGTAGATATGAGTATGTAATAGCTCTAAGAGCTGTCGTTAGTATCGATTTTATGACTGCAACGTGGGCTAATTTACCTTATGATTTTCTGTCACTAGTTTCAAATAGAATTGTAAATGAAGTAAAACAAGTATCAAGAGTTGTGTATGATGTGACAGGAAAACCACCTGGAACAATTGAATGGGAATAA
- a CDS encoding MFS transporter, which translates to MFNYAFIAFPVAFASIPIYIFLPKYYHTNYGINLAILSVVLFILRALDAIFDPLIGWYCDRFHYLSKINLVAIITMFIIGVFIICIPVFSNMILNLGIGVFLSTLAFSYITIFSTTKGALWFKDDNSKSIIISAREISNILGVLVASILLSILLAFMPNQSSYFLYALIAIVLIIIASIFFFRWLNKISIENKSKHIIYNFNVKNYIRHFDGDGIFLFITYTISAVGSTLPAVTIIFFSKNVLKTPDLSGLYIFVYFLGAIIFIPIMKKISLKFGIIKTWGYALIFYAAIFSFVFGLSEGDYIIFTLISFLAGAGLATELILPSVLLAKWIDNYPERKELGNGYYALLAFIAKFSYAIATLITLPLIDSSYSTDPDNLNMILRIVYCVLPCIMKLSAALIIFIWYKKLANNYNRL; encoded by the coding sequence ATTTTTAATTATGCATTCATAGCTTTTCCAGTAGCATTTGCGAGTATTCCAATATATATTTTTCTTCCAAAATATTACCATACAAATTATGGTATAAATTTAGCTATTTTGAGTGTGGTTTTATTTATACTTAGAGCTCTTGATGCAATTTTTGATCCGTTAATTGGCTGGTATTGTGATAGATTTCATTATCTAAGTAAAATAAACTTAGTTGCTATTATAACTATGTTTATTATAGGGGTTTTTATCATATGTATCCCCGTGTTCTCAAATATGATTTTAAACCTTGGCATTGGTGTTTTTTTATCAACTCTAGCTTTTAGTTATATAACAATATTCTCTACCACAAAAGGAGCATTATGGTTTAAAGATGACAATAGTAAGTCGATAATAATTTCAGCTCGAGAAATTTCAAATATTCTTGGAGTTTTAGTAGCTTCTATTTTACTGTCTATATTACTTGCTTTTATGCCTAATCAAAGTAGTTATTTTTTATATGCATTGATAGCAATTGTATTGATAATAATTGCTAGCATCTTCTTTTTCAGATGGTTAAATAAAATTAGTATAGAAAATAAGTCTAAACATATTATTTATAATTTTAATGTTAAAAATTATATAAGGCATTTTGATGGAGATGGAATATTTCTATTTATTACGTATACAATAAGCGCTGTTGGCTCAACCTTACCTGCTGTTACTATTATCTTCTTTAGTAAAAATGTTTTAAAAACCCCAGATTTATCTGGATTATACATATTTGTCTACTTTTTGGGAGCAATAATTTTTATTCCAATAATGAAAAAAATCTCATTGAAATTCGGCATTATTAAAACTTGGGGATATGCACTTATATTTTATGCGGCTATTTTCTCTTTTGTTTTTGGCTTATCGGAAGGTGATTATATTATCTTTACACTTATATCTTTTCTCGCTGGAGCAGGACTTGCAACAGAATTGATACTTCCAAGTGTACTTCTTGCTAAATGGATTGATAATTATCCTGAGCGTAAAGAACTTGGTAATGGATACTATGCGTTATTAGCATTTATAGCTAAGTTTAGTTATGCTATCGCTACATTGATAACTTTACCACTTATAGACTCTTCTTATTCTACAGATCCTGATAATCTAAATATGATTTTAAGGATAGTATACTGTGTTTTACCATGTATAATGAAGCTTTCAGCGGCACTAATTATATTTATATGGTATAAGAAACTAGCTAATAATTATAATCGTTTATGA
- a CDS encoding SDR family NAD(P)-dependent oxidoreductase, whose translation MANYLVTGGSKGIGKAVVELLLQNKNHTVINIDIQQSFSAENLKFIKADLTKQQDITNVLDIIKNVSFDGIFLNAGILIKGSIFDIDIESIKKVLDLNVWSSIYFIKGLENNLKVGASIVFNGSDQCFIAKPNSFAYTLSKGAIAQMTKSLALDLAKYQIRVNTVCPGTVDTDLYRNLIQKYANNVGISFDEAQKQEEKEFPLNRIAQPQEIAELVIFLLSDKSKFMTGGLIPIDGGYTAQ comes from the coding sequence ATGGCAAATTACCTAGTTACAGGTGGTTCAAAAGGGATTGGTAAAGCAGTTGTCGAGCTACTTTTACAAAATAAAAATCATACTGTTATTAATATAGATATACAACAAAGTTTTAGTGCTGAAAACCTAAAATTTATCAAAGCTGATTTGACTAAACAACAAGATATTACTAATGTTTTAGATATTATCAAAAATGTTAGCTTTGATGGAATTTTCTTGAATGCAGGAATTTTGATAAAAGGTTCAATTTTTGATATTGATATTGAAAGTATTAAAAAAGTATTAGATTTGAATGTTTGGTCAAGTATTTACTTTATCAAAGGTCTAGAAAATAACCTCAAAGTCGGAGCATCAATAGTATTTAATGGCTCTGATCAATGCTTTATCGCCAAGCCAAATAGTTTTGCTTATACTCTAAGTAAAGGAGCTATTGCACAAATGACTAAATCACTAGCGCTAGATCTAGCTAAATATCAAATTAGAGTCAATACAGTTTGTCCAGGTACTGTTGATACAGATTTATATCGAAATTTGATACAAAAATATGCAAATAATGTTGGAATATCATTTGATGAAGCACAAAAACAGGAAGAAAAAGAATTTCCGCTAAATAGAATCGCACAGCCTCAAGAAATTGCTGAATTAGTAATTTTTTTACTCAGTGATAAAAGTAAATTTATGACTGGTGGCTTAATTCCTATAGATGGTGGCTATACAGCGCAATAG
- a CDS encoding glucosaminidase domain-containing protein — protein sequence MSKEIDEANKEICSQRDTILRLQKSLESNQDLNDNQKAKIKKYTDFYKVWGNKTLQQQIDELVLKVNIAPKSLVIAQAILETGWGTSRFAVDYNNYFGLHCFEENCGVKAKDSDVQVETFKDVGDSVLGYYYKLNTVDKFTKFRSVRELNGTGENDTDQLIDTLGDYSSLEGQEYQNRIKDVIKYNNLDKFSSSC from the coding sequence ATGTCAAAAGAGATAGATGAAGCTAATAAAGAAATATGTAGTCAAAGAGATACTATCTTAAGGTTACAAAAGAGCCTTGAGAGTAATCAAGATCTAAATGATAATCAAAAAGCTAAAATAAAGAAATATACTGATTTCTATAAAGTTTGGGGAAATAAAACCTTACAACAACAAATAGATGAGTTAGTACTTAAAGTTAATATAGCTCCTAAAAGCCTTGTAATTGCTCAGGCAATACTTGAGACAGGATGGGGAACTTCAAGATTTGCTGTAGATTATAATAATTATTTTGGACTACACTGTTTTGAAGAAAACTGTGGTGTAAAAGCCAAAGACTCTGATGTCCAAGTTGAAACCTTTAAAGATGTTGGTGATAGTGTTTTAGGTTATTATTATAAATTAAATACTGTAGATAAATTTACTAAATTTAGAAGTGTACGTGAATTAAATGGTACTGGTGAAAATGATACAGATCAACTAATAGATACTCTAGGAGATTATTCTTCATTAGAAGGTCAAGAATATCAAAATAGAATAAAAGATGTGATTAAATATAACAATCTTGATAAATTCTCTAGTTCTTGCTAA
- a CDS encoding gamma-glutamylcyclotransferase family protein, producing the protein MELLFSYGTLQQEEVQLSVFGRKLVGQKDSLKGYIVSEVEILDQRVIKVSGKKYHPILKKTENILDEVHGTVFELTTNEIKLSDKYEVDSYVRKKVTLNSGNSAWIYTEAV; encoded by the coding sequence ATGGAATTATTATTTTCATATGGAACCTTACAGCAAGAAGAGGTACAACTTTCAGTCTTTGGCAGAAAACTCGTAGGACAAAAAGATAGTTTAAAAGGTTATATAGTTTCAGAAGTAGAAATCTTAGACCAAAGAGTAATAAAAGTGAGTGGCAAAAAATATCATCCAATTCTTAAGAAAACAGAAAATATATTAGATGAAGTTCATGGAACTGTCTTTGAGTTAACTACGAATGAAATTAAACTTTCTGACAAGTATGAAGTAGATAGCTATGTACGGAAAAAAGTAACCTTAAATTCTGGCAACTCTGCTTGGATTTATACTGAAGCGGTTTAA
- the ruvB gene encoding Holliday junction branch migration DNA helicase RuvB, producing the protein MIETDRIISANTAQTNDENVIDRAIRPKTLAEYEGQPAVREQMEIFIQAAKARKDALDHTLIFGPPGLGKTTLSNIIANEMGVELKQTSGPVLEKAGDLAALLTNLEENDVLFIDEIHRLSPVVEEILYPAMEDYQLDIMIGEGPAARSIKIDLPPFTLVGATTRAGLLTSPLRDRFGIIQRLEFYSIDDLSKIVYRSAKLLNLDITTDGAMEIAKRSRGTPRIANRLLRRVRDYAQVKGSGVICFEIADKALSMLKVDPVGFDHMDHRYLLTLMEKFAGGPVGLDTMSAALSEEKGTIEDVIEPYLIQQGYIMRTARGRIATLLAYNHFKLKIPDNLSADQQQTLSI; encoded by the coding sequence ATGATCGAAACAGATAGAATAATCTCAGCTAATACAGCTCAAACCAATGATGAAAATGTTATAGATAGAGCTATTAGACCAAAAACTTTGGCAGAGTATGAGGGTCAACCAGCTGTACGCGAACAGATGGAGATTTTTATTCAAGCAGCAAAAGCACGTAAAGATGCTCTTGATCATACACTTATATTTGGACCTCCTGGCTTAGGCAAAACAACCTTATCAAATATTATTGCCAATGAGATGGGGGTTGAGCTTAAGCAGACAAGTGGTCCAGTTCTAGAAAAAGCTGGTGATTTAGCTGCACTTTTGACTAATCTTGAAGAGAATGATGTGTTATTTATTGATGAAATTCATCGCTTAAGTCCAGTTGTAGAAGAGATTCTCTATCCTGCTATGGAGGACTACCAACTTGATATAATGATAGGTGAAGGTCCAGCAGCGAGATCTATAAAAATTGATTTACCGCCGTTTACATTAGTTGGAGCAACTACAAGAGCAGGGCTTTTGACATCACCTTTGCGTGATAGATTTGGTATTATCCAGCGACTAGAGTTTTATTCGATAGATGATTTGTCAAAAATTGTTTATCGTTCAGCAAAGTTATTAAATCTAGATATTACTACTGATGGCGCAATGGAGATTGCAAAACGCTCAAGGGGAACACCTAGAATTGCTAATAGACTTTTGCGTAGAGTAAGGGACTACGCTCAAGTTAAAGGTTCTGGAGTAATCTGCTTTGAAATTGCTGATAAAGCTTTGAGTATGCTTAAAGTCGATCCTGTTGGTTTTGATCATATGGATCATAGGTATTTGCTTACATTAATGGAAAAATTTGCTGGTGGACCGGTGGGACTAGATACAATGTCGGCAGCTTTAAGTGAAGAAAAGGGTACCATTGAGGATGTTATTGAACCTTATTTAATTCAACAGGGCTATATTATGCGTACAGCTAGAGGACGTATTGCGACTCTATTAGCATATAACCATTTCAAATTAAAAATCCCAGATAACTTAAGTGCAGATCAACAACAAACTCTATCAATATAA
- a CDS encoding retroviral-like aspartic protease family protein, giving the protein MFKKILLGFSFCLLIGLCYAKQLPEILKKYNYQQLKLVDTNQEFVAPYLIAKVNQNKAYILFDSGSKGVSIFNSSVLNKRQDSNYSLNMAGQKSKNHSVILDEIEIGNIHLNNIKARITTQPKKKQYPIIVIGLDFLEKYNAIFDFSRSYIYLTNRTITPKDHYLIGQKLQNNGNYLLINLTKLISQYQIMPITVNNNSPVNCLVDTGTSNFTISNNYSESLGLKSTSKKTIQATDGTLTIADANISSLIINPLNIFFQKKVKLDNISATSANIEPMSKFLGVLCVLGYKELSRMNSIYDIAAARIYIRNNHKRL; this is encoded by the coding sequence ATGTTTAAAAAAATTTTGTTAGGATTTAGTTTTTGTTTACTTATAGGTTTATGTTATGCAAAGCAATTGCCAGAGATTTTAAAAAAATACAACTATCAGCAACTAAAATTAGTCGATACTAATCAAGAATTTGTTGCACCATATTTAATTGCTAAAGTAAATCAAAATAAAGCTTATATATTATTTGACTCTGGTTCTAAGGGAGTCAGTATATTTAACTCTTCTGTGCTTAATAAAAGACAAGATTCAAATTATTCATTAAACATGGCAGGACAGAAAAGTAAAAATCATAGCGTGATTTTAGATGAGATAGAAATTGGCAATATACACTTAAATAATATAAAAGCTAGAATTACCACTCAACCAAAGAAAAAGCAATATCCAATTATTGTAATAGGTTTAGATTTTTTAGAAAAATATAATGCAATATTTGATTTTTCTCGATCATACATATACCTAACAAATAGAACAATAACACCTAAAGACCACTATTTAATTGGTCAAAAATTACAGAATAATGGTAACTATTTGTTAATCAATTTAACAAAATTAATTTCGCAGTATCAAATAATGCCTATAACGGTCAATAATAATTCACCAGTAAATTGCTTAGTTGATACAGGCACATCTAATTTTACAATATCTAATAATTATAGTGAAAGTTTAGGTTTGAAAAGTACTTCTAAAAAAACAATTCAGGCAACAGATGGAACTCTTACAATTGCTGATGCTAATATTTCTAGCCTAATAATTAACCCTTTGAATATTTTTTTTCAAAAAAAAGTTAAGTTAGATAATATAAGCGCAACTTCAGCAAATATAGAACCAATGAGTAAGTTTTTAGGAGTGCTTTGTGTTTTGGGCTACAAGGAATTAAGTCGTATGAACTCTATATACGATATTGCAGCAGCAAGAATTTATATAAGAAATAATCATAAACGATTATAA
- a CDS encoding DUF2975 domain-containing protein produces MQNLQKTSKFYKIVFKIIFILIVISVPCFWAFAQQDYIPSIIDTAQLYIDEISHPLSLDTRIIGFLVSLIPVSVILYILALLIKLFASYERLEVFSYEVVSIYKRLGWGLVYYFIAQIIFEPLISLTLSYHNPVGERFFSLSIDTNEIVALLCGGVIITISKVMQKAHEIAEENDLTI; encoded by the coding sequence ATGCAAAATCTCCAAAAAACTAGTAAGTTTTATAAGATTGTTTTTAAAATAATTTTTATATTGATAGTTATATCTGTACCTTGTTTTTGGGCATTTGCTCAACAAGACTATATACCATCAATTATAGATACAGCTCAACTTTATATTGATGAAATTTCACATCCTCTTTCTTTAGATACTAGAATTATAGGTTTTTTAGTAAGTCTAATACCAGTTTCAGTCATATTATATATACTAGCATTGCTAATTAAGCTCTTTGCTAGTTATGAGAGACTTGAGGTTTTTTCTTATGAGGTAGTTTCAATATATAAGAGATTAGGATGGGGATTAGTATATTATTTTATAGCTCAAATTATTTTTGAACCCTTAATCTCATTGACTCTAAGTTATCATAATCCTGTCGGTGAGCGATTTTTTAGCTTATCTATCGATACCAATGAAATAGTAGCGTTACTATGTGGAGGTGTTATTATAACTATTTCAAAAGTTATGCAAAAAGCTCATGAAATTGCAGAAGAAAATGATTTAACAATTTAA
- a CDS encoding arylesterase, translating into MRKIILAIVLAVLVYLVYYVFFENNYNNWPIVNAKPQGETIVAFGDSLTAGYGVDKKDNYPSQLAKMLNQPVINMGISGETTQQALLRINKVIAKKPKIVLITLGGNDLKKKIPAGEAFDNLKQIVNILQANGALVVIGGIDIPYYKNDYAQDYIEFAKNNGCLLVPNILSGLIGHSELMIDAVHPNAKGYNIMAKEFYDVIDKYLAQK; encoded by the coding sequence ATGAGAAAAATAATCTTAGCGATTGTACTAGCAGTATTAGTATATTTAGTTTACTACGTGTTTTTTGAAAATAATTATAATAACTGGCCAATAGTTAATGCTAAACCGCAAGGAGAAACTATTGTAGCTTTTGGTGATAGTCTCACAGCAGGGTACGGTGTTGATAAAAAAGATAATTATCCATCACAACTTGCCAAAATGCTCAATCAGCCAGTTATTAATATGGGTATATCTGGTGAAACTACTCAACAAGCTTTACTAAGAATTAATAAAGTAATTGCTAAAAAGCCTAAGATAGTTCTTATTACTCTTGGTGGAAATGATCTTAAAAAGAAAATTCCTGCGGGCGAGGCTTTTGATAATCTAAAACAGATAGTTAATATTCTTCAAGCAAATGGAGCTTTAGTAGTTATTGGCGGTATTGATATTCCATATTATAAAAATGATTATGCACAAGATTATATAGAATTTGCTAAAAATAATGGTTGCTTGCTAGTCCCAAATATCTTATCAGGGCTAATTGGACATAGTGAGTTAATGATTGATGCAGTACATCCTAACGCAAAAGGCTATAACATTATGGCTAAAGAGTTTTATGATGTTATTGATAAATATCTAGCTCAAAAATAA
- the dxs gene encoding 1-deoxy-D-xylulose-5-phosphate synthase, with translation MSKYTILDKINTPSDLKLIPESQLKILSAELRAFLVDTLDVSGGHFASSLGATELTVALHYVYNAPYDNIVWDVGHQTYIHKILTGRKDKLVTIKKDGGISGFPKRSESEYDTFGVGHSSTSISAALGMAIADRLQGKSSNTVAVIGDGAITGGMAFEALNHAGGIKEDILVILNDNEMSISDNVGGLSAHFSKIISGGFYNSIREKGKEVLKNIPPIFEFVKKVETQTKGMFVPANFFEDLGFYYVGPIDGHDVTELVKTLRILKDHKGPKLLHVITKKGKGYTKAESDPIKFHHVAPSFHSGENITTKISKPTYSNIFGDWICQKAAKDKRLVGITPAMKEGSDLIRFSQLYPHRYFDVAIAEQHAVTFAGGLACQGLKPVVAIYSTFLQRAYDQVIHDIALQNLDVLYAVDRAGLVGADGATHDGSFDLAFMRCIPNHVIMTPSDENEAYHMLEFGYEYNGPAMVRYPRGAGIGAEITGSLDLELGKAKIVKQGSKIAILNFGTLLPLAKQLAEKYHATVIDMRFVKPLDEIMLDKVSQTHEIILTLEENCIAGGAGSAVNEYFVAKDLSNKIIVRNFGLQDKFLNHGTKDLLLAQSKLCVENISQELDKLI, from the coding sequence ATGTCAAAATATACTATTTTAGATAAAATAAATACCCCATCTGATCTTAAGCTAATTCCTGAGAGTCAGCTCAAAATCTTATCAGCAGAGTTAAGAGCTTTCTTAGTAGATACTTTAGATGTAAGCGGTGGGCATTTTGCAAGTAGTCTTGGAGCTACAGAGTTAACAGTTGCTTTGCATTATGTTTATAATGCGCCATATGATAATATCGTGTGGGATGTAGGGCATCAGACATATATTCATAAGATTCTTACTGGCAGAAAAGATAAACTTGTCACCATTAAAAAAGATGGCGGTATTTCAGGCTTTCCTAAACGCAGTGAGAGTGAATATGACACCTTTGGAGTCGGCCACTCAAGTACTTCTATAAGCGCTGCTTTAGGTATGGCTATAGCAGACAGGCTACAAGGCAAATCTTCTAATACTGTAGCTGTAATTGGAGATGGCGCTATAACTGGTGGTATGGCTTTTGAAGCCTTAAATCATGCTGGCGGTATCAAAGAAGATATTCTTGTTATACTCAATGATAATGAAATGTCTATTTCTGATAATGTTGGCGGACTTTCAGCACATTTTAGTAAAATTATTTCCGGTGGTTTTTATAATTCTATACGTGAGAAAGGTAAGGAAGTATTGAAAAATATTCCACCAATATTTGAGTTTGTCAAAAAGGTTGAAACTCAAACCAAGGGGATGTTTGTACCAGCAAATTTCTTTGAAGATTTAGGCTTTTATTATGTTGGGCCTATCGATGGTCATGATGTTACAGAATTAGTTAAAACCCTAAGAATTCTAAAAGATCATAAGGGTCCAAAACTTTTACACGTAATTACTAAAAAAGGTAAAGGTTATACAAAAGCTGAATCAGATCCAATTAAATTTCATCATGTTGCACCAAGTTTTCATAGTGGCGAGAATATAACTACCAAGATTTCTAAACCAACTTATTCAAATATATTTGGCGATTGGATTTGTCAAAAAGCTGCTAAAGATAAGCGTTTAGTTGGAATCACGCCAGCGATGAAAGAGGGTTCTGACTTAATTAGGTTTTCACAACTATATCCGCATAGATATTTTGATGTAGCGATTGCTGAGCAACATGCAGTAACTTTTGCTGGTGGCTTAGCTTGCCAAGGATTAAAGCCAGTCGTGGCAATATATTCAACATTCCTACAGCGAGCTTATGATCAAGTAATACATGATATAGCTTTACAAAATTTAGATGTACTATATGCTGTAGATAGAGCAGGTCTAGTTGGTGCTGATGGCGCAACTCATGATGGTAGCTTTGATTTAGCATTTATGCGCTGTATTCCTAACCATGTGATTATGACTCCAAGTGATGAAAATGAAGCTTATCATATGCTAGAGTTTGGCTATGAGTATAATGGTCCAGCAATGGTACGTTATCCACGTGGTGCTGGTATTGGCGCTGAAATTACTGGTAGTTTAGATCTAGAATTAGGTAAAGCAAAAATTGTTAAACAAGGTTCAAAAATTGCAATTTTAAATTTTGGAACTTTATTGCCTCTAGCCAAACAGCTAGCTGAGAAGTATCATGCTACAGTTATAGATATGCGTTTTGTCAAACCACTTGATGAAATTATGCTTGATAAAGTATCTCAAACTCACGAGATAATATTAACTTTAGAAGAGAATTGTATAGCTGGGGGCGCAGGTTCTGCTGTTAATGAATATTTTGTAGCTAAAGATCTTAGCAATAAAATAATAGTTAGAAATTTTGGACTTCAAGATAAATTTCTCAATCATGGTACAAAAGATTTATTATTAGCTCAAAGTAAGCTTTGTGTTGAAAATATATCTCAAGAGTTAGATAAACTAATTTAA